One genomic window of Vibrio parahaemolyticus includes the following:
- a CDS encoding protein-glutamate methylesterase/protein-glutamine glutaminase, producing the protein MAIKVLVVDDSSFFRRRVSEIINSESRLEVIDVAVNGREAVEKAKALKPDVITMDIEMPVMDGITAVREIMAASPTPILMFSSLTHDGAKATLDALDAGALDFLPKKFEDIARNRDEAVSLLQQRVIQIASKRAFMRRPVARPAAATSAARPLASRTAAPAASAPARPAATKFRASGKKYQLTAIGTSTGGPVALQKILTRLPMNYPHPIVLIQHMPATFTAAFASRLNTLCKIQVKEAQDGDVLQAGVAYLAPGGKQMMIDGRAGAARLRIIDGGDRMNYKPCVDVTFGSAAKVYGDKVLSMVLTGMGADGREGARMLKSAGSTIWAQDEESCVVYGMPQAVAKAGISSEDLPLDRIAERMLVEVGLA; encoded by the coding sequence ATGGCGATTAAAGTACTAGTCGTTGATGATTCGAGTTTTTTCCGTCGTCGCGTAAGCGAAATCATCAACTCAGAATCGCGCCTAGAAGTGATTGACGTTGCGGTAAATGGCAGAGAAGCGGTCGAAAAAGCCAAAGCTCTCAAGCCGGACGTCATCACCATGGATATTGAAATGCCAGTTATGGATGGCATTACGGCTGTGCGTGAAATCATGGCCGCATCTCCAACGCCAATTCTGATGTTTTCGTCCCTGACTCATGATGGGGCGAAAGCAACTCTTGATGCGTTGGACGCTGGTGCTCTGGACTTCTTACCGAAGAAGTTTGAAGATATTGCACGTAACCGCGATGAAGCGGTTTCGCTGCTTCAGCAACGTGTCATTCAAATTGCCTCCAAGCGTGCTTTCATGCGCCGTCCTGTAGCGCGTCCAGCTGCTGCAACTAGTGCTGCGCGCCCACTGGCTTCAAGAACCGCTGCGCCTGCCGCATCGGCTCCGGCTCGACCGGCAGCAACCAAGTTCCGCGCATCGGGTAAGAAATACCAGTTAACTGCGATTGGCACATCCACTGGTGGCCCAGTTGCTTTACAAAAAATTCTTACTCGTCTGCCGATGAACTACCCACATCCAATCGTGCTGATTCAGCATATGCCTGCGACATTTACGGCGGCATTTGCAAGTCGATTGAACACGTTGTGTAAGATTCAAGTGAAAGAAGCACAAGACGGTGATGTGTTACAAGCTGGCGTGGCTTACCTAGCGCCAGGCGGCAAGCAAATGATGATTGATGGTCGTGCAGGTGCTGCTCGCCTTCGCATCATTGATGGCGGTGATCGCATGAACTACAAACCGTGTGTGGATGTGACCTTTGGCTCGGCGGCGAAAGTTTACGGCGACAAAGTGCTTTCTATGGTGCTCACCGGAATGGGTGCAGATGGCCGAGAAGGTGCACGTATGCTGAAATCGGCAGGTTCAACCATTTGGGCACAAGACGAAGAAAGCTGTGTGGTTTACGGTATGCCTCAAGCTGTTGCTAAAGCGGGCATTTCTTCTGAAGATTTACCTCTTGACCGAATTGCAGAACGCATGCTGGTGGAAGTGGGTTTAGCGTAG
- the flhA gene encoding flagellar biosynthesis protein FlhA, with protein sequence MKLSLPFADKLPRIRQREMPAIGAPVMVLATLAMVVLPIPAFLLDMFFTFNIALAMVVLLVTVYTRRPLDFAAFPTVLLIATLLRLALNVASTRVVLLHGHEGGNAAGNVIEAFGNVVIGGNYAVGLVVFLILMIINFMVVTKGAGRISEVSARFTLDALPGKQMAIDADLNAGLIDQEQARVRRFEVTKEADFYGSMDGASKFVKGDAIAGILILFINIIGGLSIGMAQYGLGFGEAIQIYTLLTIGDGLVAQIPSLLLSIAAAMMVTRQNTDEDMGEQLVFQMFDNPKALMITAAILGVMGIVPGMPHFAFLTLAVAAGAGAYLIDKRQKQKAKEPALPAKAEDGSEPISQRELSWDDVQPVDIIGLEVGYRLIPLVDRDQGGELLERVKGVRKKLSQDFGFLIPAVHIRDNLELTPNSYRITLMGVAVGEAEIRPDQELAINPGQVYGMIDGEPTMDPAFGLEAVWIREEQREHAQALGYTVVDSSTVLATHLSQLLTNNASQLIGHEEVQNLLEMLGRSAPKLVENFVPDQLPLGVVVKVLQNLLNEAIPIRDIRTIVQTLAEYSSKSQEPDILTAAVRISLKRLIVQEINGIEPELPVITLIPELEQILHQTMQASGGESAGIEPGLAERLQSSLSHATQEQELKGEPAVLLTSGVLRSTLAKFVKNTIPNLRVLSYQEIPDEKQIRIVQAVGN encoded by the coding sequence ATGAAGTTAAGCCTGCCGTTTGCAGATAAATTGCCACGAATTCGTCAGCGTGAGATGCCAGCTATTGGCGCGCCTGTCATGGTTTTGGCCACCCTTGCGATGGTGGTATTACCGATACCCGCGTTCCTACTGGATATGTTCTTCACCTTTAATATCGCCTTAGCCATGGTGGTGTTGTTGGTGACGGTATATACACGCCGCCCGTTAGATTTCGCCGCGTTCCCGACGGTACTGCTGATCGCAACGTTGTTGCGTTTGGCGCTGAACGTTGCGTCTACTCGTGTCGTGTTACTTCACGGCCATGAAGGGGGCAATGCGGCAGGTAACGTTATCGAGGCGTTTGGTAACGTTGTAATTGGCGGTAACTACGCAGTCGGTTTAGTCGTCTTCCTCATCTTGATGATCATTAACTTTATGGTTGTGACCAAAGGTGCGGGGCGTATTTCTGAGGTGAGCGCTCGTTTCACCCTTGATGCGTTGCCTGGTAAACAGATGGCGATTGATGCGGACTTAAACGCAGGCCTTATCGACCAAGAGCAAGCGCGCGTGCGTCGTTTTGAAGTGACTAAAGAGGCAGACTTCTACGGCTCAATGGATGGTGCGTCTAAGTTTGTAAAAGGCGATGCGATAGCCGGTATTTTGATTCTGTTTATCAACATCATCGGCGGTCTGTCGATTGGTATGGCGCAGTACGGGTTAGGCTTTGGTGAAGCGATCCAAATCTATACCTTGCTAACGATCGGTGATGGTCTGGTTGCTCAAATTCCATCTCTATTGCTGTCAATTGCAGCGGCGATGATGGTAACGCGCCAAAACACCGATGAAGACATGGGCGAGCAGTTGGTTTTCCAAATGTTCGACAACCCGAAAGCGTTGATGATCACGGCGGCAATTTTGGGCGTGATGGGTATCGTACCGGGCATGCCGCATTTTGCTTTCTTAACGTTGGCCGTTGCTGCTGGCGCGGGTGCTTACTTAATTGACAAGCGTCAGAAGCAAAAAGCAAAAGAACCAGCATTACCTGCGAAAGCAGAAGATGGCAGCGAGCCCATTTCTCAACGTGAGTTGTCGTGGGATGACGTTCAACCTGTTGATATTATTGGTTTAGAAGTGGGGTATCGATTAATCCCGCTGGTGGATCGTGACCAAGGCGGAGAGTTATTAGAGCGCGTGAAAGGCGTTCGTAAAAAGCTCTCACAAGATTTTGGTTTCTTGATCCCAGCTGTACACATTCGCGACAACCTTGAGCTGACGCCAAACAGCTACAGAATTACCCTGATGGGCGTTGCGGTGGGTGAAGCGGAAATTCGCCCAGACCAAGAATTGGCGATTAACCCTGGTCAGGTTTACGGCATGATTGATGGCGAACCGACCATGGACCCGGCATTCGGCCTAGAAGCCGTGTGGATTCGTGAAGAGCAGCGCGAGCACGCTCAGGCTCTCGGTTATACCGTGGTGGATTCATCGACGGTATTGGCAACGCATCTAAGTCAGTTATTAACCAACAACGCATCGCAGTTGATTGGTCATGAAGAAGTACAGAATTTATTGGAGATGCTAGGCCGAAGTGCACCGAAATTGGTGGAGAACTTCGTACCGGATCAACTCCCATTAGGTGTGGTGGTGAAAGTGTTGCAGAACTTGTTGAATGAAGCCATTCCTATTCGCGACATTCGTACCATCGTACAAACCTTGGCTGAGTACTCAAGTAAGAGTCAAGAACCTGACATATTAACAGCGGCGGTTCGAATCAGTCTGAAACGCCTAATTGTTCAGGAAATCAATGGTATAGAGCCAGAACTGCCTGTGATTACCTTGATTCCTGAGCTGGAACAAATATTGCATCAAACTATGCAAGCCTCGGGAGGTGAATCTGCTGGCATTGAGCCAGGACTCGCTGAACGTTTGCAGTCTTCACTAAGCCATGCAACGCAAGAGCAAGAGTTGAAGGGCGAACCTGCCGTTCTACTTACGTCTGGCGTGTTGCGATCCACACTGGCTAAGTTTGTGAAGAACACAATACCTAATCTCCGGGTACTGTCTTATCAAGAAATACCGGATGAAAAACAGATCAGAATTGTGCAAGCCGTGGGTAATTAA
- a CDS encoding MinD/ParA family protein, with translation MTENMIHDQASGLRRLTQPSLTKVIAVTGGKGGVGKSNVTLGLAICMARQGKKVMVLDADLGLANVDVMLGIRSKRNLGHVLAGECELKDAIVEGPYGIKIIPATSGTQSMTELSHAQHAGLIRAFGSLEDEMDILLIDTAAGISDMVISFSRAAQDVVVVVCDEPTSITDAYALIKLLSKEHQVQRFKVVANMVRSYREGRELFAKLTLVTERFLNVSLELVACIPLDDKVRQAVKRQKIVVDAFPRSPAALAISSLANKALMWPLPKTPSGHLEFFVERLLNRTEFAEDPFGE, from the coding sequence ATGACTGAGAATATGATACACGATCAAGCAAGCGGCCTCCGTCGCTTAACACAACCATCGTTGACAAAAGTGATTGCTGTTACTGGCGGCAAAGGTGGTGTGGGGAAATCTAACGTAACGCTGGGTCTGGCGATCTGCATGGCTCGCCAAGGCAAAAAGGTGATGGTTCTCGACGCTGACCTAGGTCTGGCTAATGTTGACGTAATGCTCGGAATTCGTTCAAAACGTAACCTGGGACATGTGCTAGCGGGTGAATGTGAGCTAAAAGATGCGATTGTTGAAGGCCCTTATGGTATAAAGATAATCCCTGCAACTTCTGGCACACAAAGCATGACAGAGCTTTCTCATGCTCAACATGCTGGACTCATCCGCGCATTTGGTAGTCTTGAAGATGAAATGGACATCCTGCTAATTGATACAGCAGCTGGCATTTCTGATATGGTTATTAGTTTTTCTCGTGCAGCTCAAGATGTAGTTGTAGTAGTCTGTGACGAACCGACTTCTATCACTGATGCTTATGCACTAATTAAGCTTTTGAGCAAAGAACACCAAGTCCAACGCTTTAAAGTTGTTGCAAATATGGTCAGAAGCTACCGAGAAGGTCGAGAATTGTTTGCAAAGTTGACGCTAGTCACAGAGCGGTTCTTGAATGTAAGCCTTGAGCTCGTAGCATGTATTCCATTAGATGATAAAGTACGACAAGCCGTAAAAAGACAAAAAATTGTCGTTGATGCGTTCCCTCGCTCTCCTGCGGCTTTAGCTATCAGCTCATTGGCAAACAAAGCGCTGATGTGGCCACTGCCGAAAACACCAAGTGGACACTTGGAATTTTTTGTGGAAAGGTTGCTAAATCGTACCGAATTCGCAGAGGACCCTTTTGGTGAATAA
- a CDS encoding protein phosphatase CheZ → MISLEQAKSLVQMLENGEQDQANMLVASLYEGTENPVLQEIGTLTRDLHDSLKQFNLDQRMTEIAKDEIPNARDRLHYVIEKTELAANKTMDAVDCCLPIADNLHDCLQQVRPQWNELMYGRIELSEFKALCHRIDKLLVQVEGDSTELRGQLTEILMAQDFQDLTGQIIRRVITLVNEVEGRLVEILTVFSGQKPAEQVQVLSEPADKKIKQSSEAEGPILHPELREDAVSSQDEVDDLLSSLGF, encoded by the coding sequence ATGATCTCACTAGAGCAGGCGAAGTCGCTCGTTCAAATGCTAGAAAACGGGGAACAAGATCAAGCGAACATGCTTGTTGCCTCGCTATATGAAGGTACAGAGAATCCGGTTTTGCAAGAAATCGGAACACTGACTCGAGACCTTCATGATTCACTAAAGCAGTTCAACCTCGATCAACGCATGACCGAAATAGCTAAAGATGAAATCCCGAATGCTCGGGATCGTCTGCACTATGTGATCGAGAAAACGGAACTGGCAGCAAACAAGACGATGGATGCAGTAGATTGCTGCCTTCCAATCGCCGATAACCTGCATGATTGCCTTCAACAAGTTCGTCCTCAATGGAATGAACTCATGTACGGGCGCATTGAATTAAGCGAATTCAAAGCTCTGTGTCACCGTATCGACAAACTGCTTGTTCAGGTCGAAGGTGATAGCACTGAATTGCGCGGTCAGTTGACCGAAATTCTTATGGCGCAAGACTTCCAAGACTTAACGGGTCAAATTATTCGTCGCGTAATTACGCTGGTAAACGAAGTAGAAGGCCGTTTGGTGGAAATCCTCACCGTATTCTCTGGCCAAAAACCAGCAGAACAGGTTCAAGTTTTGTCAGAACCGGCAGATAAAAAGATTAAACAATCAAGCGAAGCCGAAGGCCCTATTCTTCATCCAGAACTGAGAGAAGATGCGGTTTCATCGCAGGACGAAGTCGATGACTTGTTGTCCAGTCTTGGATTTTAA
- a CDS encoding chemotaxis protein CheA → MSYDLDEDILQDFLIEAGEILELLSEQLVELENNPEDKDLLNAIFRGFHTVKGGAGFLSLAELVDTCHGAENVFDVLRNGQRSVTPSLMDTMLKALDTVNTQFQAVQDREALEAADPALLDELHRLCKPESEDEVATVVEEPIVTPEPVIPEPANEVPAAPAADITEAGSIGSVDEITQDEFEKLLDELHGKGAAPGASTSAPTAAAPVQASAPVLDNGDITDDEFERLLDELHGVGQSPSAATAAPVETPKAPEPAAPAVSAASGDSDLMTDEEFEKLLDELHGAGKGPTLEELDMATKPASALAPEAPKPAPVAQPAPVSTPASAPKPAAKPVAVKEEPKASAPAVKKPQAEATVRVDTSTLDTIMNMVGELVLVRNRLLSLGLNSDNEEMSKAVANLDVVTADLQGAVMKTRMQPIKKVFGRFPRVVRDLARNLNKDIVLEMRGEETDLDKNLVEALADPLIHLVRNSVDHGIEMPEDRVKAGKSRTGKVILSASQEGDHIELAIVDDGGGMDPNKLRGIAVKRGMMDEDAAARLSDKECFNLIFAPGFSSKEKISDISGRGVGMDVVKTAINTLNGSIDIDSELGKGTKITIKVPLTLAILPTLMVGVGGHPFALPLASVNEIFHLDLSRTNVVDGQLTIIVRDKSIPLFYLQNWLASKSPRVEQRIGHGHVVIVQIGSQRVGFVVDTLIGQEEVVIKPLDNLLQGTPGMAGATITSDGHIALILDVPDLLKQYAAASRI, encoded by the coding sequence ATGAGCTACGATTTAGACGAAGATATCCTTCAGGACTTTCTAATTGAGGCCGGAGAAATCCTAGAGCTGCTTTCTGAGCAGCTGGTTGAGTTAGAAAACAATCCAGAAGACAAAGACTTACTTAATGCTATCTTCCGCGGTTTTCATACCGTGAAAGGTGGTGCCGGTTTCCTATCCTTAGCAGAACTGGTCGACACCTGCCACGGTGCAGAGAACGTGTTCGACGTGTTGCGAAATGGCCAACGTTCTGTAACGCCAAGCCTCATGGATACCATGTTGAAGGCGTTGGATACGGTAAATACCCAGTTCCAAGCTGTGCAAGATCGAGAAGCGTTAGAAGCTGCAGACCCTGCATTGCTGGATGAACTGCACCGTCTATGTAAGCCTGAGTCTGAAGACGAAGTAGCTACAGTGGTTGAAGAACCTATCGTTACTCCAGAACCAGTTATCCCAGAACCTGCTAACGAAGTGCCAGCTGCCCCTGCAGCCGACATAACGGAGGCGGGTTCTATAGGTTCTGTCGACGAAATTACTCAAGACGAGTTTGAAAAGCTTCTTGATGAGCTGCACGGTAAAGGTGCTGCACCAGGCGCATCGACATCAGCTCCAACAGCGGCTGCACCTGTTCAAGCAAGTGCGCCTGTTCTGGACAATGGCGATATCACCGATGACGAATTCGAACGTCTTCTCGATGAATTGCATGGTGTTGGTCAGAGCCCTTCAGCAGCAACTGCCGCTCCTGTAGAGACGCCTAAAGCACCAGAACCTGCTGCTCCTGCGGTTTCAGCTGCTTCAGGCGATAGCGACCTGATGACCGATGAAGAGTTTGAGAAGCTGCTTGACGAGCTACACGGTGCGGGCAAAGGCCCAACGCTTGAAGAGCTTGATATGGCAACTAAGCCTGCTTCCGCTTTAGCTCCAGAAGCGCCAAAACCAGCACCTGTTGCGCAGCCGGCTCCGGTTTCAACGCCAGCCTCTGCTCCTAAGCCAGCAGCAAAACCTGTGGCGGTGAAAGAGGAGCCAAAAGCGTCTGCACCAGCGGTGAAAAAGCCACAAGCAGAAGCGACGGTACGTGTTGATACATCAACGCTAGATACCATCATGAACATGGTGGGTGAGCTCGTGTTGGTACGTAACCGCTTATTAAGTCTTGGTTTGAACAGCGACAATGAAGAAATGTCGAAAGCTGTGGCAAACCTAGACGTTGTTACTGCAGACCTTCAAGGTGCAGTAATGAAAACGCGCATGCAGCCAATTAAGAAAGTATTTGGCCGTTTCCCTCGCGTTGTACGTGACTTGGCGCGTAACCTAAATAAAGACATCGTGCTGGAAATGCGCGGTGAAGAAACCGATCTCGATAAAAACCTAGTAGAAGCGCTAGCGGATCCATTGATCCACTTGGTGCGCAACTCGGTTGACCACGGCATTGAAATGCCAGAAGACCGCGTAAAAGCGGGTAAATCGCGCACTGGTAAAGTCATCCTATCTGCTTCACAAGAAGGTGACCATATCGAATTGGCTATCGTTGATGACGGTGGCGGTATGGATCCTAATAAACTTCGTGGCATTGCGGTAAAACGCGGCATGATGGACGAAGATGCAGCAGCGCGTCTATCGGACAAAGAGTGTTTCAACCTTATCTTCGCCCCTGGCTTCTCAAGTAAAGAGAAAATCTCTGATATTTCAGGCCGCGGTGTAGGTATGGACGTAGTTAAGACGGCGATCAACACCTTAAACGGCTCTATCGACATCGATTCAGAGCTAGGCAAGGGCACGAAGATCACCATCAAAGTGCCACTGACTCTTGCGATTTTGCCGACCTTAATGGTGGGTGTTGGCGGTCATCCGTTTGCACTACCACTTGCGTCAGTAAATGAGATTTTCCACTTAGATTTAAGCCGCACCAACGTGGTAGATGGTCAGTTAACCATCATCGTTCGCGATAAGTCTATTCCACTGTTCTACCTACAAAACTGGTTGGCGTCTAAGTCTCCTCGCGTGGAGCAACGCATCGGTCATGGTCATGTTGTGATTGTGCAGATCGGCAGCCAACGCGTTGGTTTTGTCGTCGACACGCTTATCGGTCAAGAAGAAGTGGTTATCAAGCCATTAGATAACTTATTGCAAGGTACACCAGGTATGGCTGGTGCGACGATTACCAGTGATGGTCACATTGCATTGATTCTTGATGTGCCAGATCTATTGAAGCAATACGCAGCAGCTTCGCGCATCTAA
- a CDS encoding RNA polymerase sigma factor FliA, which yields MNKAITYDQHGKFNSQQAFIERYSVLVKRIAHHLLGRLPPSVQVEDLIQAGMIGLIEAQQNYDGSKGASFETYAGIRIRGAMLDDMRKGDWVPRSVHKNNREINQAVAELEGVLNRDPTDSEVAAHLGMSLDQYHSALTDINCSRLVGIEDLGVSDDVISPADETDDSNPFKGVADESFRKALVESIKQLPEREALVLSLYYDEELNLKEIGDVLGVSESRVSQILSQAMQRLRTKLSAWTQND from the coding sequence GTGAATAAAGCGATAACCTATGACCAGCATGGCAAGTTTAATAGTCAGCAAGCGTTCATTGAACGCTACTCTGTGTTGGTTAAGCGTATTGCTCACCACCTGTTAGGCCGTTTACCGCCGAGTGTTCAGGTAGAGGATTTAATTCAGGCCGGCATGATCGGTCTTATCGAAGCTCAGCAGAATTATGATGGTTCTAAAGGTGCGAGCTTTGAAACTTATGCTGGTATCCGTATTCGTGGCGCCATGTTAGATGACATGCGCAAAGGTGACTGGGTACCGCGTTCTGTTCATAAGAATAATCGCGAAATTAATCAAGCGGTCGCAGAGCTGGAAGGCGTGTTAAATCGTGATCCGACAGATTCTGAAGTAGCAGCACATCTCGGGATGTCACTGGATCAATATCATAGTGCTCTGACCGATATAAACTGCTCAAGATTAGTTGGTATTGAAGATTTAGGCGTTTCTGATGATGTGATTTCACCAGCAGATGAAACTGATGACAGCAACCCATTTAAGGGTGTAGCAGATGAATCGTTCAGAAAAGCACTGGTTGAATCAATAAAACAGCTTCCAGAGCGTGAAGCTTTAGTACTTTCGCTTTATTATGACGAAGAACTCAATTTGAAAGAAATTGGTGATGTATTAGGTGTAAGCGAATCTCGTGTAAGCCAAATACTAAGCCAAGCGATGCAACGTTTACGCACCAAGCTCAGTGCGTGGACACAAAATGACTAA
- the flhB gene encoding flagellar biosynthesis protein FlhB, producing the protein MAESDGQERTEEATPRRLQQAREKGQVARSKELASASVLIVGAIALMWFGESLARSLFSIMSRLFDLKRDEIFDTTKLFDIALGAMTDLLFPLFLILITLFVAATIGAAGVGGISFSAEAAMPKLSKMNPLSGLKRMVGMQSWVELIKSILKVVLVTGVAMYLIQASQADLIQLSMDVYPQNIFHALDILLNFILLISCSLLIVVAIDIPFQIWQHADQLKMTKQEVKDEYKETEGKPEVKGRIRMLQREAAQRRMMADVPQADVIVTNPEHYSVALRYKQKTDRAPVVIAKGTDHMAMKIREVAREHDITIVPAPPLARALYHTTELEQEIPDGLFTAVAQVLAFVFQLKQYRKRGGQRPKIQDYDLPIPPEHRH; encoded by the coding sequence TTGGCAGAGTCAGACGGTCAGGAACGCACCGAAGAAGCCACGCCCCGACGGTTACAACAAGCCAGAGAAAAGGGGCAGGTCGCACGCTCAAAAGAGCTCGCATCGGCGTCAGTGCTGATTGTGGGTGCTATCGCTCTGATGTGGTTTGGCGAGTCACTTGCACGTTCGCTGTTTTCCATTATGAGTCGTTTGTTCGACCTCAAACGCGACGAAATCTTTGACACAACAAAGCTGTTTGATATCGCATTAGGCGCAATGACAGATTTGCTTTTTCCACTGTTTCTCATCCTTATCACGTTGTTTGTGGCGGCGACGATTGGTGCAGCAGGGGTTGGGGGCATTAGCTTTTCTGCCGAAGCGGCAATGCCTAAGCTGTCCAAAATGAACCCTCTGAGCGGTTTAAAACGCATGGTGGGCATGCAAAGTTGGGTTGAACTGATCAAATCGATCTTGAAAGTGGTGTTGGTGACAGGCGTTGCCATGTATTTGATCCAAGCGTCGCAAGCGGATTTGATCCAACTTAGCATGGATGTTTACCCGCAGAACATTTTCCACGCGCTGGATATTTTGCTCAACTTCATCTTGTTGATCAGCTGCTCGTTATTGATTGTTGTGGCCATCGATATACCGTTCCAGATTTGGCAGCACGCCGATCAGTTGAAGATGACCAAGCAAGAAGTGAAAGACGAATACAAAGAAACCGAAGGTAAGCCAGAGGTGAAAGGTCGTATTCGTATGCTGCAAAGGGAGGCGGCACAACGCCGGATGATGGCCGATGTACCTCAAGCAGACGTTATTGTCACCAACCCGGAGCACTATTCAGTGGCGCTGCGTTATAAGCAGAAAACAGATCGTGCGCCAGTCGTGATAGCGAAAGGTACGGATCATATGGCGATGAAAATTCGAGAAGTGGCACGCGAGCACGACATTACGATTGTGCCTGCTCCACCACTTGCACGTGCGCTTTACCATACCACTGAGTTGGAACAAGAAATTCCTGACGGTCTGTTTACCGCGGTCGCGCAAGTGCTGGCGTTTGTGTTCCAGTTAAAACAGTACCGCAAACGTGGTGGTCAGCGACCGAAAATTCAAGATTATGACTTGCCAATCCCGCCGGAACATCGTCATTAA
- the cheY gene encoding chemotaxis response regulator CheY, with product MKILIVDDFSTMRRIVKNLLRDLGFNNTQEADDGLTALPMLKKGDFDFVVTDWNMPGMQGIDLLKHIRADAELKHLPVLMITAEAKREQIIEAAQAGVNGYIVKPFTAATLKEKLEKIFERL from the coding sequence ATGAAGATCCTTATTGTTGACGATTTCTCAACAATGCGCCGTATTGTTAAAAACCTGCTTCGTGACTTGGGTTTCAATAACACTCAAGAAGCCGACGACGGTTTAACTGCATTACCAATGCTGAAAAAAGGTGACTTCGATTTTGTTGTAACCGACTGGAATATGCCAGGAATGCAAGGTATCGATCTGCTTAAACACATCCGTGCCGATGCAGAGCTTAAGCACCTTCCTGTACTTATGATCACGGCTGAAGCGAAGCGTGAGCAGATCATCGAAGCTGCTCAAGCAGGTGTAAACGGCTACATTGTTAAGCCATTTACTGCTGCAACACTAAAAGAAAAATTAGAGAAAATTTTCGAACGTTTATAA
- the flhF gene encoding flagellar biosynthesis protein FlhF — MKIKRFFAKDMRSALLQVKEELGADAVIMSNKKVAGGVAIVAAVDNESNPPSSSASSQSNRGASQSNRYNEHRQMSSSAADRFQDRSLDEDKISLQNSKEKSGSMTQRFANMLKQYSGGAAESDDHVAENEDSLSALLQRQNKHRESYNQEKPVPYQPDSPLAKLIAQDNRFERPTPKLDPTRYDRRRPSSEERDESAKELENMREEMTSIRRLLEHQVSGLMWQEVERREPLRAMLIKRLERMGVSPELADQMACYIPEDTKPARAWKALLSLVADQINIPKQDILKRGGVVALLGPTGVGKTTTVAKLAARAAMEYGADNVALVTTDTYRIGAHEQLSIYGRIMGCPVRVAKDSNELADVIYQLRNRRLILVDTAGMGQRDVRLSEQLDTLMQESGEVIHSYLVLPATAQRRVLQETLDHFRRIPLSGCILTKLDESLSLGEFISVVIQNAMPVAYIANGQRVPEDIVIAQPKYMLAKANELLEKSTENEPHFWNSDNEGL, encoded by the coding sequence TTGAAAATAAAGCGATTTTTTGCCAAAGACATGCGATCAGCGCTGCTCCAAGTGAAAGAGGAGTTGGGTGCAGATGCGGTGATCATGTCAAACAAGAAAGTGGCAGGCGGTGTAGCGATTGTTGCTGCAGTGGATAATGAATCCAATCCGCCTTCATCCAGTGCTTCTTCGCAATCAAATCGTGGTGCTTCTCAATCGAATCGCTATAACGAACATCGTCAAATGTCGTCATCAGCGGCCGATCGTTTTCAAGATCGCAGTTTAGATGAAGATAAAATTAGCCTACAAAACAGCAAAGAAAAATCAGGCTCGATGACACAGCGATTCGCGAACATGCTGAAGCAATACAGTGGTGGCGCAGCAGAGTCTGACGATCATGTTGCGGAAAACGAAGATTCGTTATCAGCCCTATTGCAACGCCAAAATAAGCACCGCGAAAGCTACAACCAAGAAAAGCCCGTGCCATACCAGCCGGACTCTCCTTTGGCGAAATTGATTGCTCAAGATAACCGTTTTGAGCGACCAACGCCGAAGTTAGATCCTACGCGCTATGACCGTCGTCGCCCATCCTCTGAAGAGCGTGACGAGTCAGCAAAAGAGCTGGAGAATATGCGCGAAGAGATGACCTCGATTCGTCGTCTGCTGGAACATCAAGTCTCCGGTTTAATGTGGCAAGAAGTGGAACGTCGTGAGCCATTAAGAGCCATGCTTATCAAACGCTTAGAGCGTATGGGCGTGTCTCCTGAGCTTGCAGACCAAATGGCATGTTACATCCCAGAAGACACCAAGCCTGCACGTGCGTGGAAGGCGTTGCTGTCACTCGTTGCGGATCAAATTAACATACCAAAACAAGATATTTTAAAACGTGGTGGTGTGGTTGCATTGCTTGGCCCTACAGGCGTCGGAAAAACGACAACTGTCGCGAAGCTTGCTGCACGCGCAGCCATGGAATACGGTGCCGACAATGTGGCCCTTGTGACAACAGATACATATCGCATAGGTGCACATGAGCAACTCTCCATTTACGGGAGAATTATGGGTTGTCCTGTAAGAGTTGCTAAAGATTCTAACGAATTAGCCGATGTTATATATCAGCTAAGAAACAGAAGACTGATTTTGGTCGATACGGCAGGGATGGGACAAAGAGATGTTAGGCTTTCCGAGCAGCTCGATACCCTAATGCAAGAGAGTGGTGAAGTGATTCATAGCTACCTTGTTTTGCCAGCTACCGCACAACGTCGAGTTCTACAAGAAACTCTTGATCACTTCCGACGCATTCCGCTGTCGGGTTGTATTCTCACTAAGCTTGATGAGTCATTAAGTTTAGGTGAATTCATTAGTGTGGTGATTCAAAACGCAATGCCAGTGGCTTACATAGCAAATGGTCAACGCGTGCCTGAAGACATTGTGATAGCACAACCAAAATACATGCTTGCGAAAGCAAACGAACTGTTAGAGAAGTCGACAGAGAACGAACCTCACTTTTGGAACAGTGACAACGAAGGACTCTAG